From Streptobacillus ratti, a single genomic window includes:
- a CDS encoding ribokinase — protein MNNRLYVLGSINIDLSINCNRFPKIGETIRGEEFGKTLGGKGANQAIASSILGIDTCLIGAVGSEDDSDWIYRKLSNYGVNTSSISKIENEETGLAFIIKACGDNSIILHHGANFKMDRKDVLNGLKNAKKDDYFLAQFEVDLNLVYLGMESASKKGMKIIINPSPAMKIDEKMYSLIDYLIVNQTEAEILSNIYPKNLEDCKKIFEILSKYGLKNLVVTLGSGGSVLVNEFDSAFSKGIDIIPVDSTGAGDAFTGMFIRSLSMDIPIEKKLYYSNVSGALTCLKKGARIGVKNLNEIINFKKED, from the coding sequence ATGAATAATAGACTTTATGTATTAGGTAGTATCAATATTGATTTATCTATAAATTGTAATAGATTTCCTAAAATAGGAGAAACGATTAGAGGAGAAGAATTTGGGAAAACTCTAGGTGGAAAAGGTGCTAATCAAGCAATAGCATCATCAATTTTAGGAATAGATACTTGTTTGATTGGTGCTGTTGGTAGTGAGGATGATAGTGATTGGATTTATAGAAAACTAAGCAATTATGGTGTCAATACATCTTCAATTAGTAAGATAGAAAATGAAGAAACAGGACTAGCATTTATTATAAAAGCTTGTGGAGATAATTCAATTATTTTACATCATGGTGCAAATTTTAAAATGGATAGAAAAGATGTATTAAATGGATTAAAAAATGCAAAAAAAGATGACTATTTTCTTGCTCAATTTGAAGTAGATTTAAATTTAGTTTATTTAGGTATGGAGAGTGCTTCAAAAAAAGGTATGAAAATAATAATTAATCCATCTCCTGCTATGAAAATAGATGAAAAAATGTATTCATTAATTGATTATTTAATAGTTAATCAAACAGAGGCTGAAATTTTATCTAATATTTATCCTAAAAACTTAGAAGATTGTAAAAAAATTTTTGAAATTTTATCTAAATATGGATTAAAAAATTTAGTGGTTACACTTGGAAGTGGAGGAAGTGTTTTAGTTAATGAATTTGATAGTGCTTTTTCAAAAGGAATTGATATTATTCCTGTAGATAGTACAGGAGCAGGTGATGCTTTTACAGGAATGTTTATTAGAAGTTTATCTATGGATATTCCTATTGAAAAAAAACTATATTATTCAAATGTTTCAGGTGCATTAACTTGTTTAAAAAAAGGTGCTAGAATTGGTGTAAAAAATTTAAATGAAATTATAAATTTTAAGAAGGAGGACTAA
- a CDS encoding pyridoxal phosphate-dependent aminotransferase produces the protein MYINEVVRNLQISIIRQISARMPEFKNGINMTIGEPGNDLPYELKKYMSEVTLNQKIGYTNTGGAIAYREAVAKYYNKLYGSNYTWKNALANAGSTEGISSFLRTVLQPGDEVILPTPTYPGYEPNILLMNAKPVYIDLKHTDFELTADILEKHITPKTKVIILTYPNNPTGTVMPLEEMDKVVELLRKHDIYLLSDEIYSVLAFDKYNSFARYTDLIDKIVVINGFSKSHSMTGYRVAYTLASEEVINNMNKVGQYTMTGVNTVGQLGAIYACEHIPTREDIVEINKSKLTRMMNGLREIGFKVIEPKGAFYLFVDYTMFSDKKSLDFALDVLEKTELGIVPGICFNVEGYFRLSVTQSDEIIDEAINRLKIYVENECK, from the coding sequence ATGTATATTAATGAAGTAGTAAGAAATTTACAAATTTCAATTATAAGACAAATTTCAGCAAGAATGCCAGAATTTAAAAATGGAATTAACATGACTATAGGTGAACCTGGAAATGATTTACCATATGAGTTAAAAAAATATATGTCAGAAGTTACTTTAAATCAAAAAATAGGATATACAAATACTGGTGGTGCTATAGCATATAGAGAAGCTGTTGCTAAATATTATAACAAGCTATATGGTTCAAATTATACTTGGAAAAATGCTTTAGCTAATGCTGGATCTACTGAGGGAATATCTTCTTTTTTAAGAACTGTATTACAACCTGGTGATGAAGTAATTTTACCAACGCCTACATATCCAGGATATGAGCCAAATATATTACTTATGAATGCTAAACCTGTATATATTGATTTGAAACATACTGATTTTGAATTAACAGCTGATATTTTAGAAAAACATATCACACCAAAAACTAAAGTTATAATACTTACTTATCCTAATAATCCTACAGGTACTGTTATGCCTTTAGAAGAAATGGATAAAGTTGTTGAATTATTAAGAAAACATGATATATATTTATTGAGTGATGAAATTTATTCTGTTCTTGCTTTTGATAAATATAATTCTTTTGCTAGATATACAGATTTAATAGATAAGATAGTTGTAATAAATGGATTCTCTAAATCACATTCTATGACAGGATATAGAGTTGCATATACTTTAGCATCAGAGGAAGTTATAAACAATATGAATAAAGTTGGGCAATATACTATGACTGGTGTAAATACAGTAGGGCAATTAGGAGCTATTTATGCTTGTGAACATATTCCTACAAGAGAAGATATAGTAGAGATTAATAAATCTAAATTAACTCGTATGATGAATGGATTAAGAGAAATAGGGTTTAAGGTTATTGAACCAAAAGGAGCATTTTATCTTTTTGTTGATTACACTATGTTTTCTGATAAAAAATCTTTAGACTTTGCATTAGATGTATTAGAAAAAACAGAATTAGGTATAGTTCCTGGTATTTGTTTTAATGTTGAGGGATACTTTAGATTATCTGTTACTCAAAGTGATGAAATAATAGATGAAGCAATAAATAGATTAAAAATTTATGTAGAGAATGAGTGTAAATGA
- a CDS encoding GNAT family N-acetyltransferase has product MRGKNMEKYSYRNIDERDRTTNIIETLLKLWENSVKNTHLFLSKDEINNIKKYIPNVLKCIPILVVAENKNRNIVGFMGISDKKLEMLFILNENRGQGIGKELLQYGIKKYSVNELTVNEQNPLAKEFYEYMGFQVYKRTELDEQGNPYPLLYMKK; this is encoded by the coding sequence ATGAGAGGTAAGAATATGGAAAAATATTCATATAGAAATATTGATGAAAGAGATAGAACTACGAATATAATAGAAACATTATTGAAATTATGGGAAAACTCTGTAAAAAATACACATTTATTTTTATCTAAAGATGAAATAAATAATATTAAAAAATATATTCCTAATGTATTGAAGTGTATTCCTATTTTGGTAGTTGCAGAAAATAAAAATAGAAATATAGTTGGGTTTATGGGTATTTCAGATAAAAAGCTTGAAATGTTATTTATTTTAAATGAAAATAGAGGACAAGGAATAGGAAAAGAGTTATTACAATATGGAATTAAAAAATATTCAGTAAATGAACTTACTGTAAACGAACAGAATCCTCTTGCAAAAGAATTTTATGAGTATATGGGCTTTCAAGTTTATAAGCGTACTGAATTAGATGAACAAGGTAATCCGTATCCTTTGTTGTACATGAAAAAATAA
- the rihC gene encoding ribonucleoside hydrolase RihC, whose translation MSKIPIIIDTDPGIDDAVALALALHSNKLDVKLITTVAGNVSIEKVTKNTLQLLDFYGKSIPVAKGAEKPLFRNAIDASGVHGDSGMGVYTFHETDGKNLLEINAVEAMKEVLMKSEEKITLVPIGPLTNIALLLLIYPQVKNKIKEIVLMGGAIGRGNSGIYSEFNMDVDPEAAKIVFTSGIPITMATLDVGLKALIYPEDSEKIKEMHKIGDMFYTLFKTYRGGSFNTGLKMYDSCAIAYLLEPSMFTVQKLFVGIETKGEFTSGATIVDLRNKLGKEANATVTVDIDADMFKKWFMSEIYNCR comes from the coding sequence ATGTCTAAAATACCTATAATTATTGATACAGATCCTGGAATTGATGATGCTGTTGCATTAGCTTTAGCATTACATTCTAATAAATTAGATGTAAAATTAATAACTACAGTAGCAGGAAATGTTAGTATTGAAAAAGTTACTAAAAATACATTACAATTATTAGATTTTTATGGCAAATCAATTCCAGTTGCAAAAGGTGCTGAAAAACCTTTATTTAGAAATGCTATTGATGCTTCAGGAGTTCATGGAGATAGTGGTATGGGAGTTTATACTTTCCATGAAACTGATGGTAAAAATTTACTTGAAATTAATGCAGTAGAGGCTATGAAAGAAGTATTAATGAAGTCAGAAGAAAAAATAACATTAGTACCTATAGGTCCTTTAACAAATATTGCTTTATTACTTCTTATTTATCCACAAGTTAAAAATAAAATTAAAGAAATTGTTCTTATGGGTGGAGCTATAGGTCGTGGTAATTCAGGGATTTATTCTGAATTTAATATGGATGTAGATCCTGAAGCAGCTAAAATTGTATTTACTTCAGGTATTCCTATAACTATGGCTACATTAGATGTTGGATTAAAAGCATTAATTTATCCAGAAGATTCAGAAAAAATAAAAGAAATGCACAAAATAGGAGATATGTTCTACACTTTATTTAAAACATATAGAGGGGGAAGCTTTAATACAGGATTAAAGATGTATGATAGTTGTGCTATAGCTTATTTATTAGAACCTAGTATGTTTACTGTTCAAAAATTATTTGTAGGAATAGAAACAAAGGGTGAATTTACATCTGGAGCAACTATAGTAGATCTTAGAAATAAATTGGGTAAAGAAGCTAATGCAACTGTTACGGTTGATATTGATGCTGATATGTTTAAAAAATGGTTTATGAGTGAAATTTATAATTGTAGATAA
- the dcuC gene encoding C4-dicarboxylate transporter DcuC — protein MFVVIIGFLSVLFVGYMLLKKHDIKITLFGIGLLLLYIAQILKGEYTNFLLNPIDVIIKQFGTTLGGAGLVIFILGGYSAYMSAIGANDMTVRLLTKPLKKVKSVYILIPIVFLLGNLLSLVIPSASNLAIILIATLFPVLRKSGMSNLTAAAIIATTATIMPTPLGSDNVAVASELGISVESYVFGSHAIVSIPTLFFMSIVHMIWQKYCDKKQFSNDNFEEDKIEIKEEKPFSLVYSLLPLLPILILLISFVLESITKTKLSLSVLSVTIISVIITILIEIIKNRNVNSSLMVVEQFFKGMGNSMGIVVLLVAASTYVNGLKGIGLINILQEVMTKTSASGILLPIILVIFTAIIVLLSGSGTALFFALIPLLVPLAKAANISPIAISIPLGLSGNLLRAVSPVSAVIMIVSGAVKEDPINLVKRTSIPMILGVLFMLILSLILF, from the coding sequence ATGTTCGTAGTTATTATAGGATTTTTATCAGTCTTATTTGTTGGATACATGTTATTAAAAAAACATGATATTAAAATAACTTTATTTGGGATAGGATTATTGTTGTTATATATTGCACAGATATTAAAAGGAGAGTATACTAATTTTTTATTAAATCCTATTGATGTAATTATAAAACAATTTGGTACAACACTTGGTGGTGCAGGTTTAGTAATCTTTATTTTAGGTGGATACTCAGCGTATATGAGTGCAATTGGTGCAAATGATATGACAGTTAGATTATTAACTAAACCACTTAAAAAAGTTAAATCTGTTTATATTTTAATACCTATTGTTTTCTTGTTAGGAAATCTTTTATCATTAGTTATTCCTAGTGCATCAAATTTAGCAATTATTTTAATTGCTACATTATTTCCAGTTTTAAGAAAATCAGGAATGAGTAATTTAACAGCAGCAGCTATTATAGCGACTACTGCAACAATTATGCCAACACCATTAGGGTCAGATAATGTAGCTGTAGCTTCTGAATTAGGAATATCTGTTGAAAGTTATGTTTTTGGTTCACATGCAATTGTATCTATACCAACTTTATTTTTCATGTCTATTGTACATATGATATGGCAAAAATATTGTGATAAAAAACAATTCTCAAATGATAATTTTGAAGAAGATAAGATTGAAATAAAAGAAGAAAAACCTTTTAGTTTAGTATATTCATTATTACCTTTATTACCAATATTAATATTACTTATCAGTTTTGTTTTAGAAAGTATAACAAAAACAAAATTATCTTTAAGTGTTTTATCTGTAACTATTATTTCAGTAATAATTACTATATTAATAGAAATTATTAAAAATAGAAATGTTAATAGTTCTTTAATGGTAGTAGAACAATTTTTCAAAGGTATGGGAAATTCAATGGGAATAGTTGTACTATTAGTAGCAGCATCAACTTATGTAAATGGATTAAAAGGTATTGGATTAATAAATATATTACAAGAAGTAATGACTAAAACTAGTGCCTCAGGTATTTTATTACCTATTATTTTAGTTATATTCACAGCTATAATAGTTTTATTAAGTGGAAGTGGAACAGCTTTATTCTTTGCATTAATACCACTTTTAGTACCTTTAGCAAAAGCAGCAAATATTTCGCCTATAGCCATTTCTATACCTTTAGGTTTATCAGGTAATTTATTACGTGCTGTTTCTCCAGTTTCAGCTGTTATTATGATTGTTTCTGGGGCAGTTAAGGAAGATCCTATTAATCTTGTTAAAAGAACTTCTATACCTATGATATTAGGTGTATTATTTATGCTTATTTTATCACTTATATTATTTTAA
- a CDS encoding GNAT family N-acetyltransferase, producing MDKVIKFNVLNAENYLNLHEKCGFKEYKKEDVVIAIKNHLFDAVLFHEEEVIGMIRIVGDNKIVFFIKDLMILPEYRNKGYGRLLINSALEYISKNACKGAYLGLMSTVNYESFYEKFGFIRRPNENYGSGMVKFNE from the coding sequence ATGGACAAAGTTATTAAATTTAATGTATTAAATGCAGAAAATTATTTGAATTTACACGAAAAATGTGGATTTAAAGAATATAAAAAGGAAGATGTAGTAATAGCTATTAAAAATCATTTATTTGATGCAGTTTTATTCCATGAAGAAGAAGTCATTGGAATGATTAGAATAGTAGGTGATAATAAAATTGTTTTTTTCATAAAAGATTTAATGATATTGCCTGAATACAGGAATAAAGGATATGGTAGATTATTGATTAATTCTGCACTTGAGTATATATCAAAAAATGCTTGTAAAGGTGCATATCTTGGCTTAATGTCTACTGTTAATTATGAATCATTTTATGAAAAATTTGGATTTATTAGACGTCCTAATGAAAATTATGGTAGTGGGATGGTGAAGTTTAATGAATAA
- the rlmD gene encoding 23S rRNA (uracil(1939)-C(5))-methyltransferase RlmD, giving the protein MKKNDIVSLDIVGIDFPAKPYGYLKNDDRKCFANTNVVPGQKIKARIGKIKNNKIELRDIVIIENSENVAKPFCEKFNSCGGCSFQYLSYEKQAELKANLVYKLIDNSIKNKNYEKLPIVTMGNDKEYRNKMEFSFGNEYKDGPIILGLHKKNSFHDIVNVNECRLMDENFRKIVRFTNDFFSKKDISFYHRLTHIGFLRNLVIRKGEKTKELGVNIVTTSKIENYDIIDEYKEKLLCLDLSMELKSIIHTINDNKSDSVRADKEIILYGKRDITERLFDLSFNISPYSFFQTNSFGVEKLYQEVINNLLFITKNDEKPIVFDLFSGTGTIGQIVSKYSKEVYGIELIEEAVIKANENAIKNGITNAKFIAGDVFEKLREFDKENIKPDILILDPPRSGVGEKTILKLLEYNVNYIIYVSCNPKTLAEDLKIFEDNSYILKRVVCVDMFAYTPHVESVVLLSRKYK; this is encoded by the coding sequence ATGAAAAAAAATGATATAGTAAGCCTTGATATTGTTGGTATAGATTTTCCAGCAAAACCATATGGGTATTTAAAAAATGATGATAGAAAATGTTTTGCAAATACAAATGTAGTACCTGGTCAAAAAATTAAGGCAAGAATAGGAAAAATAAAAAATAATAAGATAGAATTAAGAGATATAGTAATAATAGAAAATTCTGAAAATGTTGCTAAACCTTTTTGTGAAAAATTTAATAGTTGTGGTGGATGTTCATTTCAATATCTTAGTTATGAAAAACAAGCTGAACTTAAAGCTAATTTGGTATATAAATTGATTGATAATTCTATAAAAAATAAAAATTATGAAAAATTACCTATAGTTACTATGGGTAATGATAAAGAATATAGAAATAAAATGGAATTTAGTTTTGGAAATGAATATAAGGATGGTCCGATAATTTTAGGATTACATAAAAAAAATTCATTTCATGATATAGTAAATGTAAATGAATGTAGATTGATGGATGAAAATTTTAGAAAAATAGTGAGATTTACAAATGATTTTTTTTCTAAAAAAGATATTAGTTTTTACCATAGATTAACACATATAGGATTTTTACGTAATTTAGTTATTAGAAAAGGTGAAAAAACAAAAGAACTTGGAGTAAACATAGTTACTACATCAAAAATAGAAAATTATGACATTATTGATGAATATAAGGAAAAATTACTTTGTTTAGATCTTAGTATGGAATTAAAATCAATTATTCATACTATTAATGATAATAAATCTGATAGTGTAAGGGCTGATAAGGAAATAATATTATATGGAAAAAGAGATATTACAGAGAGATTATTTGATTTAAGTTTTAATATAAGCCCTTATTCATTTTTTCAAACTAATTCATTTGGTGTTGAAAAACTATATCAAGAAGTAATAAATAATCTTCTATTTATAACTAAAAATGATGAAAAACCTATAGTATTTGATTTATTTAGTGGTACAGGAACTATTGGTCAAATAGTATCTAAATATTCAAAAGAAGTATATGGTATAGAATTAATAGAAGAAGCAGTTATTAAAGCTAATGAGAATGCTATAAAAAATGGAATAACAAATGCTAAATTTATAGCTGGAGATGTATTTGAAAAATTGAGAGAATTTGACAAAGAAAATATAAAACCAGATATATTGATATTAGATCCACCTAGAAGTGGAGTTGGAGAAAAAACAATACTTAAATTATTAGAATATAATGTTAATTATATTATTTATGTTTCATGTAATCCAAAAACTCTTGCTGAAGATTTAAAAATTTTTGAAGATAATTCATATATATTGAAAAGAGTAGTATGTGTAGATATGTTTGCTTACACACCACATGTTGAGAGTGTAGTTTTATTGTCAAGAAAGTATAAATAA
- a CDS encoding LacI family DNA-binding transcriptional regulator: MVKIRLKDIAKLASVSETTVSLVLNNKKTRISKEKQDEIKKIANELNYQPNIIARSLVQSKTYTIGLIIPDINNPFFSSLSKYIEEFLYKEGYLLLIANSNNSTEHEKLLIQSYINHQVDGILLCPSNEMLDNYDYEKYLENLPVPIIIIDRIMKNSNITQISYDNKMGGYLATKYLIENGCKNISCVTGTFTSQSSKDRLVGYKKALEENNLDNSLIFKGDFTFDSGVNLAPSILKSSPDGIFFFNDMMAYGFFYYLKKYNIPENKFLICGYDNLQLSEMFHLPSIEQNTEILSKKCYKSILNIINKKKVKKRKIIKPKLILPNK; the protein is encoded by the coding sequence TTGGTAAAAATTAGATTAAAAGATATAGCAAAATTAGCTTCTGTTTCAGAAACAACAGTATCTCTTGTGTTAAACAATAAAAAAACTCGTATTTCAAAAGAAAAGCAAGATGAAATTAAAAAAATTGCAAACGAACTAAATTATCAACCAAATATAATAGCTCGTTCTTTAGTACAAAGCAAGACTTATACAATAGGATTAATTATACCTGATATTAATAATCCATTTTTTTCTTCTCTATCTAAATATATAGAAGAATTTCTTTATAAAGAAGGTTATCTTTTACTTATTGCAAATAGCAATAACTCTACAGAACATGAAAAATTATTAATTCAATCTTATATTAATCATCAAGTAGATGGTATTCTTTTATGTCCCTCTAATGAAATGTTAGATAATTATGATTATGAAAAATACTTAGAAAATTTACCAGTTCCTATTATAATCATTGATAGAATTATGAAAAATTCAAATATTACTCAAATTTCTTATGATAATAAAATGGGTGGATATTTAGCTACTAAATACTTAATAGAAAATGGGTGTAAAAATATATCTTGTGTTACAGGTACATTTACCTCACAAAGTTCTAAAGATAGATTAGTTGGATATAAAAAAGCTTTAGAAGAAAATAATTTGGACAATTCATTGATATTTAAGGGAGATTTTACTTTTGATTCAGGAGTGAATTTGGCTCCAAGTATTTTAAAATCTTCACCTGATGGAATTTTTTTCTTTAATGATATGATGGCATATGGATTTTTTTATTATCTAAAAAAATATAACATACCTGAAAATAAATTTTTAATATGTGGTTATGATAACTTACAACTTTCAGAAATGTTTCATCTTCCATCTATTGAACAAAATACAGAAATTTTATCAAAGAAATGCTATAAATCAATTTTAAATATTATTAATAAAAAGAAAGTTAAAAAAAGAAAAATAATAAAGCCAAAATTAATTTTACCCAATAAATAA
- a CDS encoding ABC transporter ATP-binding protein: MEVYKKLFRYVPDCKLMGYISIIISGISAFLMVYGYYYIYQFLKEVIVSNNFENASYHSIRIVCYLTLSFLMYILSLTISHKLAFRLETNLRKRGIDGLTDSSFRFFDLHSSGYIRKTIDDNAVKTHMAVAHMIPDNSQAFLVPIFALTLSFLISFRVGAVIITLSIVTAFILKKMMGNGEFMKLYQASLDKLSSETVEYIRGIQVVKIFGIKLKSFKALHDAIIDYSKYAYEYSISCKKPYVLYQLIFLGLIAIITIPLSFFLTEINEPKVIAVELIMIFFLSGVMMVSFMKIMWASMNIFNANYAMDNLENLYNKMQEDKLSYGKRENFDNYNIEFDNVSFSYGENKVLENLSFSLDEKKTYALVGHSGSGKSTVAKLISGFYKVDGGFIKIGGYPLEEYTKEAIINNISFVFQDSKLFKKSIYDNVALADENASREEVMKAINLAGCDEIISKFKEKENTIIGSKGIYLSGGEKQRIAIARAILKKSPIVIMDEASASIDADNEYELQKAFKNLMKDKTVIMIAHRMSSIKNVDEILVLENGKLVERGNNETLLRKDGLYSRLLNLYETANDWRVSNEELL; encoded by the coding sequence ATGGAAGTTTATAAGAAATTGTTTCGATATGTACCAGATTGTAAATTAATGGGTTATATAAGTATTATAATATCGGGAATTTCAGCTTTTTTAATGGTATATGGATACTACTACATATATCAATTTTTAAAAGAAGTTATTGTGAGTAATAATTTTGAAAATGCAAGTTATCATTCAATAAGAATTGTATGTTATTTAACTTTAAGTTTTTTAATGTATATTTTATCTTTAACTATTTCTCACAAATTAGCATTTAGATTGGAAACAAATTTAAGAAAGAGGGGAATAGATGGACTAACAGATTCAAGTTTCAGATTTTTTGATTTGCATTCATCTGGTTATATTAGAAAAACTATAGATGATAATGCAGTTAAGACACATATGGCGGTAGCTCATATGATTCCAGATAATTCACAGGCTTTTTTAGTTCCTATTTTTGCTCTTACATTATCATTTCTGATTAGTTTCCGTGTGGGAGCAGTTATTATTACTTTATCGATAGTAACAGCTTTTATATTAAAGAAAATGATGGGTAATGGAGAATTTATGAAACTATATCAAGCTTCACTTGATAAATTAAGTTCAGAAACAGTAGAGTATATTAGAGGTATTCAAGTAGTTAAAATTTTTGGTATAAAATTAAAATCTTTTAAAGCCCTTCATGATGCCATTATTGACTATTCAAAATATGCTTATGAATATTCTATTTCATGTAAAAAACCTTATGTTTTGTATCAGTTAATATTTCTAGGATTAATTGCTATTATTACTATACCACTTAGTTTTTTTCTAACAGAAATAAATGAGCCTAAGGTAATAGCTGTAGAGCTTATTATGATTTTCTTTTTAAGTGGAGTAATGATGGTGTCATTTATGAAAATCATGTGGGCAAGCATGAATATTTTTAATGCAAATTATGCAATGGATAACTTAGAAAATTTATATAATAAAATGCAAGAAGATAAGTTAAGTTATGGTAAAAGAGAAAATTTTGATAATTATAATATTGAATTTGATAATGTTAGTTTTTCATATGGAGAAAATAAAGTATTAGAAAATTTATCTTTTTCTTTAGATGAAAAGAAAACTTATGCTTTAGTAGGACATTCTGGTTCAGGTAAATCAACAGTTGCTAAACTTATATCAGGATTCTACAAAGTAGATGGTGGTTTTATTAAAATAGGTGGATATCCACTTGAAGAATATACAAAAGAAGCAATTATAAATAATATTTCATTTGTATTTCAAGATAGTAAATTATTTAAAAAATCTATATATGATAATGTTGCTTTAGCTGATGAAAATGCTAGTAGAGAAGAAGTGATGAAAGCTATTAATCTTGCTGGTTGTGATGAAATTATTTCTAAATTTAAAGAAAAAGAAAATACTATTATAGGTTCAAAAGGTATATATCTTTCTGGTGGAGAAAAACAAAGAATTGCTATTGCAAGAGCAATTTTAAAGAAATCTCCTATAGTTATTATGGATGAAGCTAGTGCTTCTATTGATGCTGATAATGAATATGAATTACAAAAAGCTTTCAAAAATTTAATGAAAGATAAAACAGTAATCATGATTGCACATAGAATGAGTAGTATAAAAAATGTTGATGAAATACTTGTATTAGAAAATGGTAAATTAGTTGAAAGAGGAAATAATGAAACATTACTAAGAAAAGATGGATTATACAGTAGATTGCTTAATTTATATGAAACTGCAAATGATTGGAGGGTTTCAAATGAAGAATTATTATAA
- a CDS encoding TetR/AcrR family transcriptional regulator: protein MSPAKRLSEAERKREIMEAATKIITIKGLENTTMEDIISETTLSRGGVYHYYKSVIDIFKDIMIFGIEYRSEIIKSHLNERNNLSNNQFIAKQIVDKIIDENPYMPLYVEFLVSKKRIPELNNIMIELQERTKESLKTIFDDDSDMLFEPNSFLFVNDFINALIVASDILEARENFKKNRDLLEKMFIYILERDDYNGSL from the coding sequence GTGAGTCCTGCAAAAAGATTAAGTGAAGCTGAAAGAAAAAGAGAAATTATGGAAGCAGCTACCAAAATAATTACAATTAAAGGATTAGAAAATACTACAATGGAAGATATTATATCTGAAACCACATTATCTAGGGGTGGAGTATATCATTATTATAAAAGTGTTATAGATATTTTTAAGGATATTATGATTTTTGGAATTGAATATAGAAGTGAAATAATAAAAAGTCATTTAAATGAACGTAATAATTTATCAAATAATCAGTTTATAGCAAAACAAATTGTTGATAAAATTATAGATGAAAATCCGTATATGCCTCTTTATGTTGAATTTTTAGTTTCTAAGAAAAGAATTCCAGAATTAAATAATATTATGATTGAACTTCAAGAGAGAACAAAAGAGAGTTTAAAAACTATTTTTGATGATGATTCTGATATGTTATTTGAACCCAATAGTTTTTTGTTTGTTAATGATTTTATTAATGCCTTAATAGTTGCTTCTGATATTTTAGAAGCAAGAGAAAATTTTAAGAAAAATAGAGATTTATTAGAAAAAATGTTTATTTATATATTAGAAAGGGATGATTATAATGGAAGTTTATAA